The genomic interval gtcgaaaaGTTTGTTATCTATAAACCAATCAAGCAATAACAGTAACTAGTCGGTATCAAAAACTGCTTTCGACCATTTGGCAAGATATGGTGGCTGAAAATTCCAGGTATTGTCTAATATAgcagaaaattgaaaggaGTTGAAAAATTGCCATCTTTATTTAACACCTTCGGGCGTTTTTGAGTAATTCTTGGGCTGAATTGTTGCCTATCCTTTTCTCCACAAGCAAAATATTCCGCCAGTTCTTTACGTTTGAATTTAGTGCCAATATGCAATTGATGTCAATATAAATAGACATCTTGAAAGCCACAATCAGTCAAGTTCATTCCCAGTTTTTGGCATATATCCTTGGCCCTTGCCTCACTTTCTTAGTTCAGTCTTTTTTCATCTACTATTGATTTGTGTATCCCTCTGATAACTTCATTATTTCTGACAGCTTGATAATAACCAGTCACTGTGTCCTCTCTCTCATGTAAAGCTTTTCCGGTTTATGTTCCTTTTAGCAGCATTCGCTCCCCTTCTCTCAAATCATCGATTTCAATCAACAATTGGAATTTTACAATAAAATTGATCCTAATCCGCCTTGATGTCATGCCTTAAGGTAAGAAAATGATTTCTGGCTCGGAAGCAATAACAGTGGCAGCCAAATAGAAGGTCTCTTCTTCTTAAGCTCTACATTCCTTTATGTTCGTATTCTATTTACTATTTGAAATTATCAATTATTTGcttttatgtgtttgaagttGTATGAAAGCTGACCTTATTTTGTATGGTCAAAATTAGGGCGTCCCTTTTGGTTTTGCCTTGATTTTCCCATTCTTCGCGAGCTGAACTGAATTCCCAACCGACATTGTAtttattactattattttCCCCGGAATTCGTTCCTGGCTGTTAAATGCTTTAAGAAGCCGTGTAGAGatatttcaattccaaaactGAGCTCCATTAGAAAAATGATGCTTttgattaaataaaaaacttATCGTTTAAACTTAATATTGCGTATTTCTAGTGCAGTTGTCAAATAAAAGCGCAGAGCGCCAGAAACAAGTTTTACACGAAAACGGAGGGCAATACGCAAAAGATTGGCGTAGAAGGGTCCGATTTGGAAACTCTGCCGTTTAAATATCAAGCATTGATATGGATGGTTAACCGTAGTTAGCCAATAACCGATGAAtacattttcacttttttgaggTTTCAAAGTAGTCACCCAGCACTCTTTCCAGAAAAGAGGAATTACCGTAGAGAtagaatcaaaatcaaatgagccAATCTCTTTCAGTCATTCATTCAGCAAGTATGATAAATTTCAGCAAAATCTTATCAGGAAAAGGCGATAAAAAGCAAGATTTTCAGGCTTTAATTCGTAGTTTATAAGGCCTGATTGGTAAGTGGAGTGCATATACCCTCAGAACTTGAAGCTGGcattccattttgaaatctgaGTCTAAGAGTGATCTTTTTAGCGTTGCCAGCTAGACCATACTGCACCAAATCCATCCATATGTGTGTTTACTCCTATGTCATTTCTCACCATCGCTATCGCTCTGAGTCTGGACTAAACTCTCACTCAATAACCAActaaatacattttcaataaatCCCTTGCCATCATTAACATTTCGTTCTCCAGTAAAGCCACTTTTCATTAATAGCCTCTAGACACCCAAAGACTTTTTGGCTCCCAAGCATTGCGTTTTTGGCCACCCTAGCAGCCCACGTCGCCGGTACATGGCTCAAAACACAACAAACCTTACGTTGTCAACTGAGTTGCTTAGCCCAAAGTTGCCCTATGATCGTTGTACATCTTCCGTTTCATTGTCAGCTGCCATTTTTCAATGTGAgttcttttttgattgaatgctTGGCACTTGATCACGATCAACCGTCATTGTCCGTGGTAACTAAAAATTGCAGTTTTTAATAGTTAGTTGGAGCTTGACTGTGCGTCTTATCCTTTATTTCATGGCCTTCTCTTGCCAATTTTGCTGCTCAATGTTATACTGTTTCTACTTGATTTTATTTCTCTCTTATCCTTGTGCAAATCTGATTGTTTAAGGTAGTAAAGGGCTGAAATAAATACAATCAAAGAGTGTAAATGAAATTTAACTTATGGGTTACCTGGTTCCTTCTTCAATCAGGAGACTATGCATTAAACAGAATGCATCATTAATCATGATCATactctttgaattgaagaggtTCAGTCAAACTTGTTAATAGCAAGTGTTGAAAGTGCATTAGGACAAGTACATATTCTTGAAACCTACTACATTAATCTAATTCTTTCAACACCCAATCCCTAGCCAAGATGAATCAACACGTAAGATTTTAGTGTGTAATGTTTCAGCTTAGAGCCATCTAAAAACCTGAACCTTTGGTACAACATCCATATTTAAGCCATGACGAATATCTGACTGTTCAATTGGCTTTGGGTTATTAGCCTTATTTTCGACCATTGGCGGCCCATGAGATAGAGCGAATTTGAACTCAACCTCGCCTGCCGAGGAGGCCCACTTCTAACCCAAATATCAGCTGCCACTGAAACGGAAGATGGACAACGGCCTTGCTCAATCAGCCCACAGACTCGAAATCTCGTTGCCGTCCTAAGAAAAAGGTCCATTCCATCTCTGCTTCATTGTCTTGAGTGCTATTGAAATCATCGTGTTGAGGGtgtactcactcactcgatcTCCGCCCATACACCTACAGCATGGACGGATCCACGTTTCTGGCCTCGATTTCGGCCCTGCGGAAGGCTGATCCGCCCGTGGGCGTGTCGGCCGTGGGCGACTCACGGATGGCGTCGCGCTTGAAGCCAGAAAAGGAGGCCACGAGGATTCAGTTCAACGGGGAAATCGACACTTTTCCGATTCGCGGACATCCTCAGGTAAATTCATGAGGATGGTGGGTCAGGTGGAATGACTCGTAGGCCTAGCCATGGCCTAGCCTAACCCTTGGACCTGGACTTCCTGGAGTTGAAGGCGGCCCTTTGTCCAGTTCAAATGGCCCACATTCCGGAAAGAATAGGTCGACCCTCCTCCCTTCCAGAGACTGACCTTTTCAACCTCACCCAATAACAACGACCCTTCAATCCCATGTTCAAGTGATCCACATATATCCGAACAATTTCAAGGCATGAAAGTCCCCAGGGATTGTTAGTTGATGGGTTATGGGTTCAAATGTGATGGGTAGCAATGCTTCAAAAAGCATACCGAGCTTATCTAATAAGTGAAGTGCCCGGAGCCCAGCCAGCCTTTCTGTATTACATATTTCATGTACTTTTGTGTAAATCAGGAATCAGGTCAGCtctcaattttgacaaaagaagCCTTCATGGGATTAGAATGAACGAGGTTATTATAGCTGAATCCACCGAACATTGCAAGTTCACCCCTGAACTCTCCCAATATATTTAAATATCCCTGGCTGATGGTGTGTTTTCCTAGGTGACGATCGCTCCGTTTTCTCGCGGTGAGCACAACATGGGTTCGTCGCAATTGCAAATGCGCACCCTCGTCAATTATGCGTGGGACAAGGCCTATTATCCGGGCCGTTTGGTAGCCGTGGACCTGACGGGTCGCTTTTTGGCTTACGCCATCGTGGTCAAACCGTTAGCCTCCTCCAGTGGCGATGGTTTGGTCCGGGTGGTCAAACGCAAAGGCCTGGCTGGCATCGACCAAGTTCAACGCGTCCTCCTCAAAGGTATGAAGGGCCAGATCAAGGACGTGGACTTTGCCCATTGTCGCGATGAGAGCTCGCGGTCCCTGACCGTGGGTTGCGTCGATGAGACGGGCCAAGTGTTTGTCTTCCTCGTGGCAGAGAGTCTAGCGGGGGATTTGTCGCACAGCCTGATCTTGCAAATCAATCCGGATCCGGCCCGCACCCCCACCGATCACCATCGCTTCATTTGGTAAGGCACTTTTAGCTTGGATGGGAATAGGTCCGCTATCGATGTGCATTCTCGAGAGTTGTAACCTTAGGTGTCCCTATTTGCCGGAGGAAGACGATGTGGACGATTCAACAGCCAAACTCTTTGTGGTCGTACACGGCAACGAGGCCGAGATGTGTGATTCCAACACGGTAAGTGCCAACCCACTCACCCAGTTTGTCTTCTTCCACTCTGATTGTGTCCTGTTGGCCGTTTGTTAGATCATTCATGCCTACGGACCGGGTCCGCACGTCGCCTCGGATCTGAAAGATGGCCGTTTGGTGGTCAAAGATCATGGCGGTCAAGCCATCATGGATGCGGCATTCAGTCCAGATGGGACCGCCTTGGCTACTGCATCCAGCGATGGCGAGGTCTGCTTCTTTCAAGTCTATATGCATGGCTCGGAATCGCCGCGATGTCTCCACCAATGGTCGCCTCATGAAGGCCAGGCCCTGAGTGGGCTCTTTTTTCTCGATGATCACAAGCACTACGACCCTGGGGTTCAGTTTTGGAAGTATCTGGTCACGACGTGCGAACATCACTCGGAATTAAAGATCTGGTCCTGCGAATCTTGGACGTGTTTGCAAACCATCCAGTTCCTCAAGGATGACAATGGCGTGGCCCAACGATTCAAGGCCACGTTGGATCTGACGGGCAATTACCTGGTTCTCTCGGACTTGGGTCGCCGTAATTTGTATGTCTTGAAGTTCAAAGAGCTGAATGGAACCATGGCTTGTGTGAGTGCGTCTGAATTCGCCACCCCTGCTCCGTTCCTATCTATGAGTATCATTGATGCCGGACAGAGAAAGATCACCGTTGGACACTCAATTTCGGACGATGAGCACGATTCGGATGACGAAGATTTCGACGACCAGAACGAAAAGATCACGAAAGAGGTCACCATCATCGATTTGGTACTGGTCCAGCCCAAATCGCTCCAGACTTGCCGAATCACTTTTGAGGAGCCCATACTGGGAACTGCCATTCCGGAGggtatcaaatttgaaccctTTGACGAAGAGGCTGTCATTCCCAAAGCTGAAATCTCAATCCCAGATATTAAACCCGACATTTCCCTACTCCAAGCTTCCATCAAGGCCGAGGCTATTACGTCGCCATTAGCTGCCACAGGCATGGCAGATGCCAAACCCATCGAGCCTCCAATGACTCTCATGTCACCAGATGCCTTTGCCACACACTCAACAGCCTCCAAAGTGGTCAAGGTCAAGGAAGAGATCATCGTGGACGAGATTTTGGAGGATGAAATTCCTCTGAGCACCGAACGGTTGGCTGTTTCCAGCCAAGCCTTGAGAAATAGTCTCTTTCGAAGTGTCAACAGCTCTCCATCTCGAGAGGTTCAAGATATTCTAGACGAATCTGAGAAGAACGGTAAgatcccttttttttttttttttttttttttttttgggcaCCAACCAATCAAGACTCCCAAACAATAGTAACGTGAAAACAGCTCGTGGTTAGGGGTACACTTGTATCACACGGCTCTAGTATAGCTTAAAATTGCACATAGTACTCAAAATTAGACCGGACGTGTATgtctctgtttctctctctaATCTTTGTATTTACTTCCATCAGATTTAGTGTGTTTCCGACAAGACAGAACATACTGTCCAAATAGCTATCTTCTCAATTCTCTTTCAAAGGTGGTCTTGGCACAGACGTCGTGGTCACTGGGGAAGACTCTGACGAGGACGACgtggaagacgaggaggacgacgaggaagacgaagaCCAAGAGGACGATGATGAGAACGATGCCCGAGACGTGGtcaatttcaaagacatgCCCGTTCCCAACGTGACGAAAAAGGCCGATTGGCCCAATCCCCCGATCAAGTCTGAGCAAGTCAAACTGAGTCAGAGTTTCGACACGGCTTTTACGGGCAGCTCGAGGACCAATACGATGGCTCCATTGGCGTCCGATCAAAGTGCAGTCATGTTGCAAAAGATGAACGAAATGATGTCTTTGATTCAGTCTCAAAAGGACGAAATGAATCGTCTGCAAGAGAGAGTCCGAATCGCCCAACAAGGCAACAAAAAAGAAGTCGAAACCTTAATCAATCAAAGCAACAAGAAGCTCATGGACGCCATCAAGAAAGAGCACTCCAAACGGCATGATGATGTCAGTGCTCAATGGAGCAAGTCTCTGAACTCGAAGCTCGAAACTGTCGTTCGAGCCgaattgaagaaaacctcCACTCACATGATTCACCAGATCTCCCAACAGATTCAAGACAGCCTTCAAGTCGATTTGAGCCAACGATCCGTCAAATCGGACCTCGCCTTGAAAGACGCTGTTGGGAAGATGGTCCAATCGCGACCCGTGTGCGACAACATCGGCCAGAGCGTGGCCAATTCCATCACGCCATTCCTTCAAACCGCCTTCAGAAACGCGTTCACCCATGTGATCGTGCCCAGTTTCGAAAAGTCCATTCAAGCCATGATGGTTCAAATCAGCTCGACTTTCATGAAAGGCGTCAAGGAACATGAAACTCAACTGAATGCCCACATGGCCAAATTGAGGGAGGAGCAACATCAAGGCGTGGTCGAGCCTTTGGTCAAGGAGCTCCGAGGAGCTCTTGGGAATGTCGATCACATTGTGACTTCCGTACAGAGAGCCGTGGCTTCGGAGGTGAATGAGGCCTTCGCCCAATCGCCATTGAGAAGCCAAAGTGCCACGCCCTCAATCACCGGGAGCGCCAACAACCCCGGGAACTCCTTGGTGGATACTCAACGAACCATCCAAGGACATCTGGCCCAGGGTCGGATTAATGAGGCCTTCCAAACGGCCTTGTCGGCTAGTAATTTGGGTGTGGTCATGCTAACGTGTGAAATGGTCAATCCCATGCAAATCTTCGCTCAATCGCCGTGTCCGCTGAGTCAGCATGTTCTCTTAGCTCTGATTCAACAACTTGGTAAGGCCTGATTCTTATGATCTCACACTGTGGACCTGATTGGCGGTTAGTAATTACTGtttgttcttcctcttttcccagGTCACAATTTGGAGGAGAAGACCGAGCTGAAGCACAAGTATTTAGAAGAGGCTGTCATGAATTTGGATCCTGTTAATATTGACACGAAGGCCCATCTGTCGGGCATCATGAGCGGACTATGCAAGCAGTTGAAGACCTACATATCTCGACATCCCAATCAGAAGATGACCAAGCAAATGAGATTGCTCCTCATGGCTGCCCAGCATCTCGTCGGAAAATAACCCCCAAGAGTGGCTCACTTCCTTAAGAATCTTTACCGTTGTCCTTGAAAATTGCCTGTTTTTTCAAATACATTCTCATTAATTGACTCACCTTTTGTTTCTCTTAGGTTCGTTTCGAATATCTTGCCTTGATTATTACGTTCAGCTCAAAATATTCGCTGCAAAGTGGACAATGTAAAAACAGGTTTTTAGGGTCTCGGGCATTGATCAAAATCCTCATCACCTCTCGGAAAACCGAATATAGTTTCCATAAAGTCATCAGTGGCAACGCTACTGAAACATCCAGAAGGAttgccttttccttctccaaCCATGATGCCATCACGGCTTTTGTATCCTCATCGATATAGTAGATTCAAGGTATCATTCGTACTCTTGATCTAACAACTCGACATTCCAAAAACATGAGTAGGGATCTAATAATTAGCTCAATCGATTTCCAGAATTGAGCTTGGAGggcctttcttcttttcaaagcaGGCCGGTTCCTCACCGCGATCGTTCACAGAGTTGCTGCTCTCTCTCATTGACTAAATTGCAATACACCACGTTGGACAGCCATGTTATCTCTCAAAGGACTCATTACGCTTTatttgttggtgttgttgtgtTTAACCCATGTGGAAGAAAGTGCGGCTAGaagagggggaggaggatGAGGGGGTCGATCCGGTGGTGGGCGTGGAAGATCTTCAGGCAGTGGGCGGTGGTCAAAAGGAGGATCCTCTTATAAGAATTCGAATATAAACCCAGGTTATGGCGTGTCTGCCTCCTCGTATAAATCCAAACCCAAGACGAGCCTAAGATCTTACAATCCGTATTCGTATTCCGGAGGTCGAAGCTCATCTTACAATGGATTTGGACTTGGTTTAGGTAATTCAATTCCATGCCTGACTTCATTTGGATCATCAAGGTCGGGAAAAGAACCAACATTTTCCCAAGTTTTCAGTCTGTGCTCTATAAAGTTTGGCCTCAGAGAGTTGGTGGTAGGAGCTTCTGAATAAGAAAGTTTAAGTTAGGCCTTGtcatttcaagattttgctTCCCCGGGGAATAACCACAGGATTCATTTTAGGGGCTGGCATGATCGTTGGATATCAACTGGGAGGCCTTCATCGGCCGATTGGATACTCTGAATCCTCGTATAACTACAACTATATCCATAAAGATCGGGGTTACTATCAAGAAACGCCCCTCTCATGTGTCAAGGCCGAGGCTTATGAATACCTGAAGCTTCAGTCGGATCTGCAGGAAGTTGATATCGAAGAAGGTGATGAGATATGTGAGTCACCCACGGATGTTTGCTTTGGGAGGATTCACATCACAAAGGCCGAGATCACCACGGCCAATTCCACAGAGGTTATCATCGATATGAGGTGAGTTCAAAGCAAACGAAACTCTTTTgtaagattattattatttgaggtatatgatttggaaaattgacCAAAGCTGATTTAGATATATATGCATCAAAATATCGATTTTGTGTTCGTTTGCTTGAGTCTCACGAAAATCCTCAAGACGGGTCTTGATCTGTTTCTCGTATCTTGGAACACTTTCATTGCACATGAAACTTCATTTAGCCGACCAATGTGGATTTAATCCTTTATGCATTTAACATGTATATTTATCACTTATAAAGGAATGCTTCCACTCAGAAGCGACCTTTCGCCAAAATATGTAACGTCATCAGgcatattttgtttcaagaacGTAATGATATTGCAAATGTCCTTCAGCTATGGTACCTTTTGCACTCATAACATATGGGTCTCGTCTCGGTAACCTACAACATTGTGTATTGAATCTGATAACCCATTCAGTTTTGTAGGTTCAAATAATCATCAATAAATTCTCACGACCGAGCCGTTTGGTccaaattcttcaaattttatcatAAAAAGCATAATTCCGCCATCATCAACCAAAACGGGTTGGCATTATTTagacttaaaaaaaaggattaaTCTCTCTTTAACATCAATAACTCACAATTAGCCCAATTCGAGTATTCTGAGAAGACCCCGATTAAAAAGCCAACAAATCTGAGTGAAACATGAGTGAAGAACAGAATCAATTTACGTCGCcatcaaaaacacttttgcTTACCTAGACTTCCTAGCACTAATCCTTCGATCTTTGGTCTGACTCTACAGGTCAAGATTGAGAAAGGCTGCATCGGAAACGACACCCTGGAGAAACAGGATGAGAGCACTTATGACACGGATCGGAAGTGCTTCACCAGTTCCTTGAATGAGTCATCAAATACGAATGGCAATCGAAATGGCATCCCAAGTAGACTGATTGAGGCACTTGGCATTGAAAACGACCTTTTTATGAACGTTACGCTCCAATCCCAGATGGAAACCTGCACTTGCAAAGGCTGGTATTGTAATGGGTCCTCCTTACTGGTTGTTCCATCCATGTTTGTACTCATTGCTATGGCAATCACCCTTGGATAGAAGATTATGGTTTTTTTGATAATGTCTATGAAATGCAAAGCTAACACCAAACTTGAACTTTAAGCACTATGTTAGTGTCTCTGAATAAATTGCATTGGTGCAATTCACAATGGATCTCAGTCCTGTTTCTGTTTCTAGCGTGTCGAAACAAGGTGAATTAGCGCCATCTAATTTGACTTGGTCGACAATTAGGAGCACTCAATGATTACATGTTTAGCCAAGCCAACCAAGTATTTCTTCAATGGCTTTATGTTCCGAAGGAAGGCGTGAATTCTTTTCCGTTGTTGGTCCTTAAACAAGGTCGAAATAATGTGTCAAAGTTGCTTTGGAAATAATCAAGTACTAATGTTTCTCTTTTGTTGATTTGGAGCATCCTGTGATTAGGATCTAAATATAAATTTCCCACTATGTCTACGTTTTCGGGAATAGTTCCAAGTATTATCGATGGTTtagccatagatttctagacactggatgtcggacgaccgaccactcggctggtaaaacagtacaatggatggtctcctgggaattgattacaaaccggtttattgtactgttttgccaaccgagtggtcggtcgtccgacatccagcgtctagaaatctatggtttaGCATACTCATGCTTATGATGGCTTACGTAtttcttcaactttgaaaatagATAACTTGCTACTTCATAGTCAATGAAATAATACTTTGAAAAAACTGATTACGGTTGCTGATGTGACAATTTTACAAAATCAGAACAAAGCTTCTGAGAAATAATTTTGCACCTCCATGACATTTGCCGAGCCTCATACTGAAGGTATCAGTGCTTaaaaaactgattgaaaaagatgaaaaatttaATCAAAGCTGATGAAGCAATAACCACTAGAGCATTCAAGACTCAACGAAGTCCTTAGTTACGAGTCCAACGTGTTGTGTTCCAGTCGTCAAATTATCATTAGAGAGTTTCACCAGAGCGATGACATCACTTTCAACCAATCGGCGTTTCTCGTGGGCGAAACTGTGAAGTGCTACCTTATAAGAAAGCTCAATCGATATCACGACGCACGAAAGTTCGTCGTGGTCTATGCAGTAAAAAATACGCGGACCAGTCTCAATGTCAGAGCCTTGTGTCTGCTTAAAGGCCGTGTTTGAGGTCAATATCTGAACCTGGAGGATGTTGTCCGACAAGGCCGAACAGATTGTACCCTAGCAGAACACCCACCAACTGATGtccaaaccattggaaattgGGAATATCCATCTTCAACCAATGAGATACACATCAGGTGCCCACAACACCCCAAGGATTTGACGGCGTGGAAGAATATTCAATACCCTCCCTCAGTGAATGGCGGCAACAACTGTACGACTACTACCTCATTAGTTATAGCAACAACCAGCGATAACCTACAAACACGAGCGTGGAAGCGTGTCTGGAATGGCTGGGAAGCCATATCTCTTGGGGTTTGGACTAATCCTTTTCCTACTCGCCTTCGTGATATATGAATCCGATGCTCGGAGAATCGGAGGAGGGTTCTCTCGAGGCAGGTTCTCTCCCACCAGGAACAGAAATCCCACCAGGAACAGGAATCCCACCAGGAACAGGGGGGGATCAACTTTCTCCAGGAGACCCGCCCCTAGCAGCAGGAACGGTCTCTACAATCGGCGAAACACAGGCTACGGAACCTACCGGACTCGTCGGACACCTTTGCCGAGGACGAGTTTGTATTCCAGACAATATGGCAACTTCTACGGGCGTCGAAGCTCGAGTTACAACGGATTTGGTCTGGGCATGGGTAAGCTCTAATATCCGTGGGCAATAGGCATCCACCCTTTCTTTGGACAGATGccgaacgaaggaacgaacgaacgaacatgGTCTATATATTTCCCCCATTCGACTCTTCCTTCCATCTCGACCCGAGCGAGAGAACGAGAGCGAGAGTTTCTGGAAGATTTTCTGACTGTTAGGCTTAGCCCGCGGCCAAATTGTTTCAAAGGCTTAAAAGGGATTTGCTTACTAAATCTCATTTCAAGGCCCTTTATG from Tigriopus californicus strain San Diego chromosome 5, Tcal_SD_v2.1, whole genome shotgun sequence carries:
- the LOC131881484 gene encoding enhancer of mRNA-decapping protein 4-like; the protein is MDGSTFLASISALRKADPPVGVSAVGDSRMASRLKPEKEATRIQFNGEIDTFPIRGHPQVTIAPFSRGEHNMGSSQLQMRTLVNYAWDKAYYPGRLVAVDLTGRFLAYAIVVKPLASSSGDGLVRVVKRKGLAGIDQVQRVLLKGMKGQIKDVDFAHCRDESSRSLTVGCVDETGQVFVFLVAESLAGDLSHSLILQINPDPARTPTDHHRFIWCPYLPEEDDVDDSTAKLFVVVHGNEAEMCDSNTIIHAYGPGPHVASDLKDGRLVVKDHGGQAIMDAAFSPDGTALATASSDGEVCFFQVYMHGSESPRCLHQWSPHEGQALSGLFFLDDHKHYDPGVQFWKYLVTTCEHHSELKIWSCESWTCLQTIQFLKDDNGVAQRFKATLDLTGNYLVLSDLGRRNLYVLKFKELNGTMACVSASEFATPAPFLSMSIIDAGQRKITVGHSISDDEHDSDDEDFDDQNEKITKEVTIIDLVLVQPKSLQTCRITFEEPILGTAIPEGIKFEPFDEEAVIPKAEISIPDIKPDISLLQASIKAEAITSPLAATGMADAKPIEPPMTLMSPDAFATHSTASKVVKVKEEIIVDEILEDEIPLSTERLAVSSQALRNSLFRSVNSSPSREVQDILDESEKNGGLGTDVVVTGEDSDEDDVEDEEDDEEDEDQEDDDENDARDVVNFKDMPVPNVTKKADWPNPPIKSEQVKLSQSFDTAFTGSSRTNTMAPLASDQSAVMLQKMNEMMSLIQSQKDEMNRLQERVRIAQQGNKKEVETLINQSNKKLMDAIKKEHSKRHDDVSAQWSKSLNSKLETVVRAELKKTSTHMIHQISQQIQDSLQVDLSQRSVKSDLALKDAVGKMVQSRPVCDNIGQSVANSITPFLQTAFRNAFTHVIVPSFEKSIQAMMVQISSTFMKGVKEHETQLNAHMAKLREEQHQGVVEPLVKELRGALGNVDHIVTSVQRAVASEVNEAFAQSPLRSQSATPSITGSANNPGNSLVDTQRTIQGHLAQGRINEAFQTALSASNLGVVMLTCEMVNPMQIFAQSPCPLSQHVLLALIQQLGHNLEEKTELKHKYLEEAVMNLDPVNIDTKAHLSGIMSGLCKQLKTYISRHPNQKMTKQMRLLLMAAQHLVGK